From Dehalococcoidia bacterium, one genomic window encodes:
- the ilvD gene encoding dihydroxy-acid dehydratase, which yields MRSDVVKKGIERAPHRTLLRALGCGEKELGQPFIGVVNSFSEIIPGHIHLRTIAEAVKQGVYSAGGTPFEFNTIGICDGIAMNHAGMRYSLPSRELIADSVEVVVQAHAFDGLVFIPNCDKVIPGMLMAAVRLNIPSVFVSGGPMMAGRAEPDRFIDLNAMFESVGKVATGQMSEEELLALEKVACPGCGSCAGMFTANTMNCLTEAIGMGLGGNGTIPAVDSRRIVLAREAGRKVLELLEKNIRPLDIITPDAMHNAFTVDTAMGGSSNSVLHLMAIASEAKVKFSLEQINQISQSTPHIAKMSPSGTHHIEDLDFAGGIWGLMKELKDLLRLEAKTVTGKSVKQNIAKAVIRDRNVIRTRKNPYSERGGLTILFGNLAPDGAVVKRAAVAPEMMVHKGPARIFNSESEATKGIMSGSIKPGDVVVIRYEGPKGGPGMPEMLTPTSLITGMGLGEKVALITDGRFSGATRGASIGHVSPEAAEGGPIAALREGDIIEIDIPNCKLNVKLSQSEIKSRLTKLPVFQPKITSGYLGRYIEKVTSASTGAVFKES from the coding sequence ATGAGAAGCGATGTCGTCAAGAAAGGTATCGAAAGAGCGCCGCACCGGACTCTCCTGAGAGCATTGGGATGTGGTGAAAAAGAGTTGGGGCAACCCTTCATTGGCGTGGTGAACAGCTTTAGCGAAATCATCCCCGGCCATATTCATCTCAGGACGATCGCTGAAGCGGTAAAGCAAGGGGTATACAGCGCCGGAGGAACGCCGTTTGAGTTCAATACCATCGGGATTTGCGATGGTATTGCCATGAATCATGCCGGGATGAGGTATAGCCTTCCCAGCCGTGAGCTCATTGCCGACTCGGTGGAGGTGGTTGTCCAGGCACATGCTTTTGATGGGTTGGTCTTCATTCCAAACTGCGATAAGGTCATTCCCGGGATGTTGATGGCGGCAGTGCGGCTCAACATCCCTTCTGTTTTTGTCAGCGGCGGGCCCATGATGGCTGGAAGGGCGGAGCCAGATAGGTTCATCGATTTGAACGCCATGTTCGAATCCGTAGGCAAGGTGGCCACCGGTCAGATGAGTGAGGAAGAGCTGCTGGCACTGGAAAAAGTCGCTTGCCCGGGTTGCGGCAGCTGTGCAGGCATGTTCACGGCAAACACCATGAACTGCTTGACCGAAGCTATCGGTATGGGGCTTGGAGGGAACGGCACGATTCCTGCCGTTGATTCTCGGCGAATTGTCCTGGCCCGCGAAGCGGGAAGAAAAGTGCTGGAACTTCTGGAGAAGAACATCCGCCCGCTGGATATCATCACGCCAGATGCGATGCATAACGCTTTCACAGTGGATACTGCGATGGGTGGCAGCAGCAACTCTGTTTTACACCTGATGGCCATCGCTTCCGAGGCAAAGGTGAAATTCTCGCTGGAGCAGATCAATCAGATCAGCCAGAGCACTCCTCATATCGCCAAGATGAGCCCATCGGGAACTCACCATATCGAAGACTTGGATTTTGCCGGTGGCATTTGGGGGCTGATGAAGGAGCTCAAAGATTTGCTGAGGCTCGAAGCCAAAACAGTCACCGGGAAATCGGTCAAACAGAATATTGCCAAAGCGGTGATAAGGGATCGCAACGTCATCCGAACCCGCAAGAATCCCTATTCAGAGCGGGGAGGGCTTACCATTCTCTTTGGCAACCTGGCTCCGGATGGTGCCGTGGTGAAAAGAGCAGCTGTTGCTCCCGAGATGATGGTGCACAAAGGTCCGGCCCGAATCTTCAACTCTGAGAGCGAGGCTACCAAGGGAATCATGAGTGGCTCAATCAAGCCGGGCGATGTTGTCGTTATTCGATATGAGGGGCCTAAAGGGGGGCCCGGGATGCCGGAGATGCTGACCCCAACCTCTCTGATCACCGGAATGGGGCTGGGCGAAAAGGTGGCACTGATCACTGATGGGCGCTTCTCAGGGGCCACGAGGGGAGCTTCTATCGGTCATGTTTCGCCTGAGGCCGCTGAAGGCGGTCCCATCGCTGCCCTGCGAGAAGGTGATATTATAGAGATAGATATCCCGAACTGCAAACTGAATGTCAAGCTGAGCCAGTCCGAAATCAAGAGTCGCCTGACGAAGCTGCCGGTATTTCAGCCGAAGATCACCAGCGGCTATCTCGGTCGGTACATCGAGAAGGTTACTTCGGCAAGCACAGGAGCGGTGTTCAAGGAGAGTTGA
- a CDS encoding response regulator transcription factor produces the protein MNRIKVRIEEEQEILREAYKTVLSQEPSIELVGCGDGAHITKGDVKGTEAVLLQTNPDILVIGTKLVQSNTISGLETIRRDFSQIGIVLLSAHFDAESIGKLKGFARNSKRGAYLLKASISTGRELIRAIHDVSEGRVIVDPQVFAGLIQDSDISNSNIAGLTARELEVLGWLAMGYRNSAIAQVLCLEPKTVERHISNIFSKLSNGDAEVKHPRVDAVLAYFRATGQLQLSACN, from the coding sequence GTGAATAGGATTAAAGTACGGATAGAAGAAGAACAGGAAATACTGAGGGAGGCGTACAAGACTGTTCTTTCACAGGAGCCTTCTATTGAACTTGTTGGATGTGGGGATGGGGCCCATATCACCAAGGGAGATGTGAAGGGTACTGAGGCGGTGTTGCTCCAGACAAATCCTGACATTTTGGTCATAGGAACCAAGTTGGTTCAGTCTAACACCATCTCAGGTTTGGAAACAATCCGCAGAGACTTTTCCCAAATTGGTATTGTTCTCCTTTCCGCACATTTCGATGCCGAAAGTATCGGCAAGTTGAAGGGATTTGCCAGAAACAGCAAGAGGGGAGCCTATCTGCTCAAGGCTTCGATCAGCACTGGAAGAGAACTGATTCGGGCGATTCATGATGTGTCTGAGGGACGGGTTATTGTTGACCCTCAGGTTTTCGCCGGGTTGATCCAGGACAGCGATATATCGAACTCAAATATTGCAGGTCTCACCGCCAGAGAATTAGAGGTGCTGGGCTGGCTGGCCATGGGATATCGAAATTCAGCTATTGCTCAGGTCCTTTGTCTGGAACCGAAAACTGTGGAACGCCACATCAGCAATATTTTCAGCAAATTGAGTAATGGCGATGCTGAAGTCAAGCATCCCCGAGTTGATGCGGTTCTTGCCTATTTCAGGGCGACCGGTCAGCTTCAACTCAGTGCCTGTAACTAG
- a CDS encoding ABC-F family ATP-binding cassette domain-containing protein — translation MYDDSGRTSIVMLTISNLSKSYGQRDIFSGVTVTVGARDRIAIIGPNGSGKTTLLEIIAGNMSPDSGSIAVRKGTTIGYLEQDVMPFSKRRLLDEVTRASTRITGLAHRIQLLQEELAESSGEDTAKLLRELGELQHQFEAADGYNAEYEARIILSGLGFAESDWSRSLGEFSGGWLMRAALAKLLLLNPDVLLLDEPTNHLDLESCIWFEEYLREYRGAVLVTSHDRAFLNRVVSRVIAIEPTGVILHKGNYDSFVQTRQKSLEVQDATAKKQELKIKKEMEFIETFRADKRRAGQVQSRIKRLEKVERIVAPRTTRKVKFSFPEPARSGEEVIVLDHILKSYGANVVYRDLSLVVNRGDRVALVGPNGAGKTTLLRMMAGVLPFDGGTRKLGHNVGLAYYGQFQVELLNPENTVLAELRGVALDETEQKLRGILGAFLFSGDDVDKRVSVLSGGESSRLAIAKMLLGVPNFLLMDEPTNHLDIPSREVLIDALEAYSGTLCFITHDRTLIRQIANRIVEVKGGAVSVFPGDYDSYLHWKEFSENGVSEVADDSKTDAAMERSARDRLRERKRIEGELRNEYYRQSSSVKKRIDGIETQISDLEAQLRQVEVLLASPEHYSDGAQVVETIRKHRNLKDSIASLTAEWERLSVEAESLSQVFEEAKENLEA, via the coding sequence TTGTATGATGATTCAGGGCGAACGTCAATCGTCATGCTGACCATCTCCAATCTATCCAAATCCTATGGGCAAAGGGATATTTTCAGTGGCGTCACCGTGACTGTGGGTGCGCGAGACAGGATTGCTATCATCGGGCCGAATGGTTCGGGCAAAACCACGCTGCTGGAGATCATCGCCGGGAATATGAGCCCCGATTCGGGGAGTATCGCTGTACGCAAAGGTACCACCATTGGTTATTTGGAGCAGGATGTTATGCCGTTTTCCAAGAGGCGGCTGCTGGACGAGGTTACCAGGGCCTCAACCCGAATAACCGGTCTGGCACACCGGATTCAGCTTTTGCAGGAAGAGCTGGCCGAGTCCTCCGGCGAAGATACCGCCAAACTGCTGCGTGAACTGGGCGAACTCCAGCATCAATTCGAGGCGGCTGATGGTTACAACGCCGAATACGAGGCCAGAATTATCCTCTCCGGGCTGGGATTTGCCGAGTCGGACTGGAGCCGCTCTCTGGGTGAGTTCAGCGGCGGATGGCTGATGCGCGCGGCGCTGGCCAAACTTCTTCTCCTCAATCCCGATGTATTGCTTCTGGATGAACCGACCAATCACCTGGACCTGGAGTCTTGCATCTGGTTTGAAGAATACCTCAGAGAATACCGGGGTGCAGTTCTGGTGACCTCGCATGATCGGGCCTTCCTCAATCGAGTGGTGAGCCGGGTGATTGCCATCGAACCGACCGGGGTGATTTTGCACAAGGGCAATTACGATAGCTTTGTCCAGACACGTCAGAAGAGCCTTGAAGTCCAGGACGCTACTGCGAAAAAACAAGAGCTTAAGATAAAGAAGGAGATGGAGTTTATTGAAACCTTCCGCGCCGATAAAAGAAGGGCGGGGCAGGTCCAGAGCCGGATCAAGCGGCTGGAAAAGGTGGAGCGGATTGTGGCGCCCAGGACGACCCGTAAAGTCAAATTCTCTTTCCCGGAGCCCGCACGCAGTGGCGAAGAGGTCATTGTCCTTGATCACATCTTGAAGTCGTATGGTGCGAATGTGGTTTACCGCGATCTCAGTCTGGTGGTGAATCGAGGGGATCGCGTTGCTCTGGTGGGGCCTAACGGTGCGGGGAAGACGACTTTACTCAGAATGATGGCTGGCGTGTTGCCCTTTGACGGGGGCACGCGCAAGTTGGGGCATAATGTGGGGCTGGCTTACTATGGCCAGTTTCAGGTTGAACTGCTCAATCCGGAAAATACCGTCCTGGCCGAATTGAGGGGCGTGGCATTGGATGAGACCGAGCAAAAACTGCGGGGGATACTGGGGGCTTTCCTTTTCAGCGGCGATGATGTCGATAAGCGAGTATCGGTTCTTTCTGGTGGGGAGAGTAGCCGGTTGGCGATTGCCAAGATGCTTCTCGGGGTCCCCAATTTCCTGCTCATGGATGAGCCTACCAACCACCTCGATATTCCATCACGGGAGGTGCTCATCGACGCCCTCGAAGCCTATTCCGGAACCTTATGTTTTATTACGCATGATCGCACGCTGATTCGGCAGATCGCCAACAGGATCGTTGAGGTCAAGGGCGGCGCTGTAAGTGTTTTTCCCGGAGACTACGATAGCTATCTCCACTGGAAGGAGTTTTCCGAAAATGGAGTTTCGGAAGTGGCTGATGATTCGAAAACAGATGCTGCCATGGAGCGCTCTGCTCGAGACAGGCTTCGTGAGCGCAAGCGGATCGAAGGAGAGCTGCGCAACGAATACTATCGCCAGAGCTCCTCGGTCAAGAAGCGGATTGATGGGATCGAAACGCAGATTTCAGATCTCGAAGCTCAGCTCCGTCAGGTGGAGGTTCTGCTGGCCAGTCCGGAGCATTATTCCGATGGCGCTCAAGTTGTCGAAACAATCAGAAAGCATCGCAATTTGAAAGATTCCATTGCTTCTCTGACCGCGGAATGGGAAAGGCTCTCAGTTGAAGCTGAGAGCCTTTCCCAGGTGTTTGAGGAAGCCAAAGAGAATCTCGAAGCATAA
- a CDS encoding acyl-CoA dehydrogenase family protein encodes MVFQLTEEQKMLQMMVRGFAQKELAPVAAEVDEAAQFPEEQVRKIAELGLMGLTIPEEYGGNGKGMTEFCIASEEMSKVSAAIGGYFRISLSLGIVPVRMHGNEDQKTKYLPPHASGEKLACFGLTEAAAGSDPAAISTTATKRKGGYVIDGTKTFVSLGAEAQICVVFATLDKSLRQKGIAAFIVDSDTPGYSVGKYERQMGFRGLSVTDLVFEDCFVPAENRLGEEGRGLKIALEVLDESRITVAAEAVGISQGAFEIALAYAKDRKQFGQTIANFEAIQWMLADMATQIEAARLLTFNAAHVVDHGTPYAKEAAMAKVFASEVSAFVTGKAMQILGGYGYTRDYPVERFFRDAKLTEIYEGTSEMQRITIARALLKE; translated from the coding sequence GTGGTATTTCAATTAACTGAAGAACAGAAAATGCTACAGATGATGGTCCGTGGTTTTGCTCAGAAGGAATTGGCGCCTGTAGCTGCAGAAGTGGATGAAGCAGCACAATTCCCAGAGGAGCAGGTCAGAAAAATAGCGGAACTGGGATTGATGGGCCTCACCATTCCTGAGGAATACGGCGGAAACGGCAAGGGCATGACGGAGTTCTGCATTGCGAGTGAAGAGATGTCCAAGGTATCAGCGGCCATCGGCGGCTATTTCCGAATAAGCCTGTCACTGGGCATTGTTCCGGTCAGAATGCACGGAAATGAGGATCAGAAAACCAAGTACCTTCCCCCTCACGCCAGCGGAGAGAAGCTGGCATGTTTTGGCCTCACGGAGGCGGCTGCTGGAAGTGACCCTGCCGCCATATCCACGACCGCTACGAAGCGCAAAGGGGGCTATGTTATTGACGGGACCAAGACGTTTGTTAGTCTCGGTGCTGAGGCTCAGATATGCGTAGTTTTCGCTACTCTCGACAAGTCGTTAAGGCAGAAGGGAATAGCTGCTTTCATTGTCGATAGTGATACTCCCGGCTATTCGGTGGGGAAATATGAGCGCCAAATGGGTTTCCGCGGCCTCTCAGTAACGGACCTGGTGTTTGAGGATTGCTTTGTGCCGGCGGAGAATCGGCTGGGTGAAGAAGGACGGGGACTGAAAATTGCTCTTGAGGTTCTCGATGAGAGCCGGATTACCGTGGCGGCTGAAGCTGTGGGGATATCTCAAGGTGCTTTTGAGATTGCCTTGGCCTATGCTAAGGATCGCAAACAATTCGGTCAAACGATTGCCAACTTCGAGGCCATTCAGTGGATGTTGGCGGATATGGCAACTCAGATTGAAGCAGCGCGGCTTTTGACTTTCAATGCTGCTCATGTTGTAGATCATGGGACGCCCTACGCCAAAGAGGCCGCGATGGCCAAAGTCTTTGCCTCAGAGGTATCCGCTTTTGTCACCGGCAAGGCGATGCAAATCCTTGGAGGGTATGGCTACACCAGGGACTATCCGGTGGAGAGATTCTTCAGAGATGCCAAGCTGACCGAAATATACGAAGGTACCTCTGAGATGCAGAGGATCACCATCGCTCGCGCCCTGTTAAAGGAGTAG
- a CDS encoding zinc ribbon domain-containing protein, with the protein MPYCPHCGATIEGGEIYCHFCGKMTANITAPTPELSPAEIPPEIKGWNWGAFFLTWIWGIGNRVWIALLCLIPYVGLVMAFVVGAKGNQWAWKSKQWDSVEQFKATQRKWAWWGLGIFLAVATLAVIAIIIDSSGSGD; encoded by the coding sequence GTGCCATATTGTCCTCATTGCGGAGCCACTATCGAAGGTGGTGAGATATACTGTCATTTCTGCGGCAAAATGACAGCAAACATAACAGCCCCAACGCCTGAATTGAGCCCGGCAGAAATCCCTCCTGAAATCAAGGGCTGGAACTGGGGTGCGTTCTTTCTAACCTGGATATGGGGGATTGGGAACCGGGTATGGATAGCGCTTCTCTGCCTGATTCCCTATGTCGGTCTGGTCATGGCCTTTGTCGTGGGAGCGAAGGGTAACCAATGGGCCTGGAAGAGCAAGCAATGGGATAGCGTTGAACAATTCAAGGCAACTCAGCGCAAATGGGCCTGGTGGGGTTTGGGTATCTTTCTTGCCGTTGCTACATTGGCAGTCATCGCAATTATCATTGACAGTAGCGGGTCCGGAGATTAG
- the thiC gene encoding phosphomethylpyrimidine synthase ThiC yields MTQTQLEIAREGKVSPQMKIVAKKEGLDPELIRQGVAAGLIVIPANINHKGLDPFGIGKGLRTKVNANIGTSPDFGNIESEMAKLNAAIDAKADTVMDLSTGGDIGSIRRALLEKCPLTFGTVPIYQAAVAAIEQHGAIVKMTADDMFAAIEDHSRDGVDFITVHCGVNQKTIARLKNDGRLTDIVSRGGSFLTAWMLHNERDNPLYEQYDRLLEIAKKFDVTLSLGDGLRPGSLADASDRAQFEELLTLGELVDRAREAGVQVMVEGPGHVPLNQIEANMQIQKRVCKGAPFYVLGPLVTDVAAGHDHITAAIGGAIAAAAGADYLCYVTPSEHLALPTVDDVREGVMGSRIAAHAGDIVKGVKGAWEWDRAMSTARKNLDWDSQIKLALDPQKAAQIRSRQSTDSKGCTMCGSYCAMEVVSKYLGTPKKDC; encoded by the coding sequence ATGACACAGACACAACTGGAAATCGCTCGAGAGGGAAAAGTATCGCCACAGATGAAAATCGTGGCCAAAAAGGAAGGCCTTGATCCGGAATTAATCCGACAGGGCGTGGCGGCTGGATTGATTGTCATCCCGGCCAATATCAACCATAAGGGACTCGATCCTTTCGGCATCGGAAAAGGGCTGCGCACCAAGGTGAATGCCAATATCGGCACCTCGCCCGACTTCGGCAACATCGAATCGGAGATGGCCAAGCTCAACGCCGCCATTGACGCCAAAGCGGATACCGTCATGGACCTCAGCACCGGCGGCGATATCGGCTCTATCCGCCGAGCCCTTCTCGAAAAATGCCCGCTGACATTCGGGACTGTCCCCATCTATCAAGCGGCGGTTGCAGCCATCGAACAACACGGGGCGATCGTCAAGATGACTGCCGACGATATGTTTGCTGCCATTGAAGACCACTCTCGGGACGGAGTCGATTTCATCACCGTCCATTGTGGCGTAAATCAGAAAACCATTGCTCGTCTGAAAAACGATGGCCGGCTGACGGATATCGTGTCGCGGGGCGGCTCCTTTCTGACTGCCTGGATGCTGCACAATGAGCGCGATAATCCCCTCTACGAACAATATGACCGGCTGCTGGAAATCGCCAAGAAATTCGATGTGACCCTGAGTCTGGGTGATGGGCTGCGTCCCGGCAGTCTGGCCGATGCGTCAGATAGAGCCCAGTTTGAGGAGCTTCTGACACTCGGTGAACTGGTAGACAGAGCCCGTGAAGCTGGAGTCCAAGTGATGGTTGAAGGCCCGGGACATGTCCCGCTGAATCAGATCGAGGCCAATATGCAAATCCAGAAACGGGTATGCAAAGGCGCTCCATTCTATGTGTTGGGGCCGCTGGTCACCGATGTCGCTGCCGGGCATGATCACATCACAGCCGCTATCGGGGGAGCCATAGCAGCAGCGGCTGGAGCCGACTACCTGTGCTATGTGACCCCTTCGGAGCACCTCGCCCTTCCTACCGTAGACGATGTGCGGGAGGGAGTGATGGGCAGTCGCATTGCCGCTCACGCAGGGGATATCGTCAAGGGAGTCAAAGGAGCATGGGAATGGGATAGAGCCATGTCCACTGCCCGCAAAAATCTGGACTGGGACAGCCAGATAAAACTGGCGCTCGATCCGCAGAAAGCCGCTCAAATCCGCTCTCGCCAGTCTACAGATAGCAAAGGTTGCACTATGTGCGGGAGCTATTGCGCTATGGAAGTGGTGAGCAAATACCTGGGCACGCCGAAGAAGGACTGCTGA